A single region of the Streptomyces caelestis genome encodes:
- a CDS encoding DEAD/DEAH box helicase: protein MTLPVALSGSDVIGQAKTGTGKTLGFGLPLLERVTVPADVEAGRAKPEDLTDAPQALVVVPTRELCTQVTNDLLTAGKVRNVRVLAIYGGRAYEPQVEALKKGVDVVVGTPGRLLDLAGQKKLNLKHVRCLVLDEADEMLDLGFLPDVEKIINMLPVRRQTMLFSATMPGAVIGLARRYMSQPTHISATAPDDAGKTVANTKQYIYRAHNMDKPEMVARILQAEGRGLVMVFCRTKRTAADLADQLQQRGFASGAVHGDLGQGAREQALRAFRNGKVDVLVCTDVAARGIDVEGVTHVINYQSPEDEKTYLHRIGRTGRAGAKGIAITLVDWDDIPRWQLINKALDLGFSDPPETYSTSPHLFADLGIPEGTKGVLPRSERKRAGLDAEELEDLGETGGRGPRGRGGRVRGGRDESPSADRERSARTPRRRRRMRGGTPLDGAPESAGTTAPDTRATDGSAEAEAVTAPRTPRRRRRTRGGASAESAPVTSVESPVSEPAENAVATAEGAGTEAAKPRRRRTRRSQTPVETPAVEAAVTPSAADQAPADADVVSVVAAPVTGQPEAPAAKPRRRTRRTTAASAAESAVDTAEGTTESATETTETKPRRTRTTTATSEAPAAPAEAAKTEPRRTRKATAAAQDAVDTAETAAAKPRRTRKATAATPDAADEAQATEPKPRRTRKTTAAAEAAADTAEATEAKPRRRTRKAVETAESVAAGIPAQTAQEPEAAEARPRRARKATAKAEASVDTAEATEAKPRRTRKTAAAAADAETAEAKPRRTRKTAAAAEAAVDTAEGTEAKPRRRTRKVTEPADIPAQAGQEPEAAKPRRARKTATAAASAEAADDATGAKPKARRTRKATAAAEPTEG, encoded by the coding sequence ATGACGCTCCCCGTGGCCCTTTCGGGCTCGGACGTCATCGGCCAGGCCAAGACCGGCACCGGCAAGACGCTGGGCTTCGGCCTCCCGCTCCTCGAGCGCGTCACCGTCCCCGCCGACGTCGAGGCCGGACGCGCCAAGCCCGAGGACCTCACCGACGCCCCGCAGGCGCTCGTCGTCGTCCCCACGCGCGAGCTGTGCACGCAGGTCACCAACGACCTGCTGACCGCGGGCAAGGTGCGCAACGTACGGGTCCTCGCCATCTACGGCGGCCGGGCCTACGAGCCCCAGGTCGAGGCCCTGAAGAAGGGCGTCGACGTGGTCGTCGGCACCCCGGGCCGGCTGCTCGACCTCGCCGGGCAGAAGAAGCTGAACCTGAAGCACGTCAGGTGCCTGGTCCTCGACGAGGCCGACGAGATGCTCGACCTGGGCTTCCTGCCCGACGTCGAGAAGATCATCAACATGCTGCCGGTCCGGCGCCAGACGATGCTGTTCTCGGCCACCATGCCGGGCGCGGTCATCGGCCTCGCCCGCCGCTACATGTCGCAGCCCACGCACATCAGCGCCACGGCCCCGGACGACGCGGGCAAGACGGTCGCGAACACCAAGCAGTACATCTACCGCGCGCACAACATGGACAAGCCGGAGATGGTCGCGCGCATACTTCAGGCCGAAGGCCGGGGCCTGGTCATGGTCTTCTGCCGTACGAAGCGCACCGCGGCGGATCTCGCCGACCAGCTCCAGCAGCGCGGGTTCGCTTCCGGCGCGGTCCACGGTGACCTCGGCCAGGGCGCCCGCGAGCAGGCGCTGCGGGCCTTCCGCAACGGCAAGGTGGACGTCCTCGTCTGCACCGACGTCGCCGCCCGCGGTATCGACGTGGAGGGCGTGACCCACGTCATCAACTACCAGTCGCCGGAAGACGAGAAGACGTACCTGCACCGCATCGGCCGTACGGGCCGCGCGGGTGCCAAGGGCATCGCGATCACGCTCGTCGACTGGGACGACATCCCGCGCTGGCAGCTCATCAACAAGGCGCTGGACCTGGGCTTCAGCGACCCGCCGGAGACGTACTCCACTTCCCCGCACCTCTTCGCCGACCTCGGCATCCCCGAGGGCACGAAGGGCGTCCTGCCGCGCTCGGAGCGCAAGCGCGCCGGGCTGGACGCGGAGGAGCTGGAGGACCTGGGCGAGACGGGCGGCCGGGGGCCGCGCGGGCGCGGGGGCCGCGTCCGCGGGGGCCGGGACGAGTCCCCGTCGGCCGACCGCGAGCGTTCGGCCCGTACGCCGCGACGCCGCCGCCGTATGCGCGGCGGGACGCCGCTGGACGGGGCGCCGGAGTCCGCCGGCACCACGGCTCCGGACACCAGGGCCACGGACGGCTCCGCCGAGGCGGAGGCCGTCACGGCTCCTCGCACCCCGCGTCGCCGTCGCCGCACTCGCGGCGGCGCCTCTGCCGAGTCGGCGCCGGTCACGTCGGTCGAGTCCCCCGTGTCCGAGCCCGCGGAGAACGCCGTGGCGACGGCGGAGGGCGCGGGCACGGAGGCGGCCAAGCCGCGCCGTCGCCGTACGCGCAGGTCGCAGACGCCGGTGGAGACGCCGGCGGTGGAGGCCGCGGTGACGCCGTCGGCTGCTGATCAGGCCCCGGCGGATGCGGATGTCGTATCGGTCGTGGCCGCGCCGGTGACCGGACAGCCCGAGGCTCCCGCGGCCAAGCCGCGTCGCCGCACCCGCAGGACCACGGCGGCGTCCGCGGCCGAGTCGGCGGTCGACACGGCCGAGGGGACCACCGAGTCCGCGACGGAGACGACGGAGACGAAGCCGCGCCGCACCCGTACGACGACTGCCACGTCCGAGGCCCCTGCCGCTCCGGCCGAGGCCGCCAAGACCGAGCCGCGCCGCACGCGCAAGGCGACTGCCGCCGCGCAGGACGCCGTCGACACGGCCGAGACCGCCGCAGCGAAGCCCCGGCGTACGCGCAAGGCAACGGCAGCGACACCGGACGCCGCCGACGAGGCACAGGCCACCGAGCCCAAGCCCCGCCGCACGCGGAAGACCACCGCAGCCGCCGAAGCCGCCGCCGACACGGCCGAAGCCACGGAGGCCAAGCCGCGCCGCCGCACCCGCAAGGCCGTCGAGACCGCCGAGTCCGTCGCCGCCGGGATCCCGGCCCAGACGGCTCAGGAGCCGGAGGCCGCCGAGGCCAGGCCGCGGCGTGCCCGCAAGGCGACGGCCAAGGCCGAGGCGAGCGTCGACACGGCCGAGGCGACGGAGGCGAAGCCGCGCCGTACGCGGAAGACGGCTGCCGCGGCTGCGGATGCCGAGACCGCCGAGGCCAAGCCCCGCCGCACGCGGAAGACCGCCGCAGCCGCCGAAGCCGCCGTCGACACGGCCGAGGGCACGGAGGCCAAGCCGCGCCGCCGTACCCGCAAGGTCACCGAGCCCGCCGATATCCCGGCACAGGCCGGGCAGGAGCCGGAGGCCGCCAAGCCGCGTCGCGCGCGCAAGACGGCAACGGCCGCAGCCTCCGCCGAGGCCGCGGACGACGCGACCGGGGCGAAGCCGAAGGCCCGCCGCACCCGCAAGGCCACGGCCGCCGCGGAGCCCACGGAGGGCTGA